The Streptomyces sp. NBC_01775 genome includes a region encoding these proteins:
- a CDS encoding PfkB family carbohydrate kinase, which translates to MSARLVLAGSVIVDIVLRVPHLPERGGDVLASAAGQTAGGGFNVLAAARRLGLPAVYAGGHGTGPFGDLVRTALAGEGITPLLHARTDRDTGYCVALVDADGERTFVTASGAEGALIAEDAGETARQLRPGDLVQLSGYGLAYPESADRLTDFAASLPEGIVLCLDPGPLVADIAPDRLERVLARVNWLSCNRREAHLLAGVADGAAAAEALASRLRPGAGAGAGTGGVVVRGDADGCWVADGRGAAVAVPGRPVELVDSNGAGDAHVGAFLALLGHGAEPLEAARGANVAASVAVTRHGPATGPTLAELTAVLGPSDPLSALLAEAGP; encoded by the coding sequence ATGAGCGCGAGACTGGTCCTGGCCGGCAGCGTCATCGTCGACATCGTGCTGCGCGTGCCCCACCTTCCCGAGCGCGGCGGCGACGTGCTCGCCTCGGCGGCCGGACAGACGGCGGGCGGCGGCTTCAACGTCCTGGCCGCGGCGCGCCGCCTGGGCCTGCCCGCCGTGTACGCGGGCGGCCACGGCACAGGGCCGTTCGGCGACCTCGTCCGTACGGCGCTGGCGGGCGAGGGCATCACCCCGCTGCTGCACGCGCGCACCGACCGGGACACCGGATACTGCGTCGCGCTGGTCGACGCCGACGGGGAGCGCACCTTTGTGACGGCCTCGGGCGCCGAGGGCGCGCTGATCGCGGAGGACGCCGGGGAGACGGCACGGCAGCTGCGCCCCGGAGACCTGGTCCAGCTGTCGGGGTACGGGCTGGCCTACCCCGAATCGGCGGACCGGCTCACCGACTTCGCGGCGAGCCTGCCGGAGGGCATCGTGCTCTGTCTGGACCCGGGCCCGCTCGTCGCCGACATCGCCCCGGACCGGCTGGAGCGGGTCCTGGCCCGGGTGAACTGGCTCAGCTGCAACCGGCGCGAGGCGCACCTGCTGGCCGGCGTGGCCGACGGCGCGGCGGCGGCCGAGGCCCTGGCCTCGCGGCTGCGGCCCGGGGCGGGCGCCGGGGCGGGCACCGGCGGCGTCGTGGTGCGCGGCGACGCGGACGGCTGCTGGGTGGCGGACGGCCGGGGCGCTGCCGTCGCCGTACCGGGGCGGCCCGTGGAGCTGGTGGACAGCAACGGCGCGGGCGACGCCCACGTCGGCGCGTTCCTCGCGCTCCTGGGCCACGGCGCGGAACCGCTGGAGGCCGCGCGGGGCGCCAACGTGGCGGCGTCCGTGGCGGTGACCCGCCACGGCCCCGCGACCGGCCCCACCCTGGCCGAACTGACCGCCGTCCTGGGCCCGTCCGACCCACTGTCGGCACTGCTGGCCGAGGCCGGGCCCTGA
- a CDS encoding purine-cytosine permease family protein, with translation MADSKRSELVGAVETRGIEPVPDTERHGHAGQMFWTWFAANISLLGLPLGATLVAFRGLNIWQALLVAVIGSFGSFALVGALSIAGKRGGAPALTLSRAVFGRRGNTGPTLVTWISRVGWETVNTTTAAYALLSLLAIVFGTRQNTVLTLVCLLVFIVCTLLISGLGHATIMWINKWATYVFGLLNLLVMAFLVATVDWTKVMHAPAAPLSAVIAGVGVIAAGTGIGWANAGADYARYLPRDIPGGRLVLASAWGAGIPLVLLISLGSLLSAGDASLAQASDPVAAIDAMLPSWMSIPYLIAAFGGLLLSNHLSVYSAGLTLVTLGVRTKRTVAVAIDIVITFAGGIYFMLIAKDFYGPFMTFLTILAVPITAWVGVFAIDMTRRRFYDPGALMDPRRSGRYWYNGGFAWSACVSWFAAIVVGLLLTEAKTSDTDVWFSGPFSHSWLGANGLGWAVTFVVAAGAYRLLLPLDRAVRAEAGAPADDTPPADPAGPGDPAEETMPA, from the coding sequence ATGGCTGACTCGAAGAGGAGTGAGCTGGTCGGAGCCGTGGAGACCCGCGGCATCGAGCCCGTGCCCGACACGGAGCGGCACGGGCACGCCGGCCAGATGTTCTGGACGTGGTTCGCCGCCAACATCTCGCTGCTGGGCCTGCCGCTCGGCGCGACGCTGGTGGCCTTCCGCGGGCTGAACATCTGGCAGGCACTGCTGGTCGCGGTCATCGGCTCCTTCGGGTCCTTCGCGCTGGTGGGGGCGCTGAGCATCGCGGGCAAGCGGGGCGGGGCCCCGGCCCTGACCCTCTCGCGCGCGGTCTTCGGACGGCGCGGCAACACCGGGCCCACGCTGGTGACCTGGATCAGCCGGGTCGGGTGGGAGACGGTCAACACCACGACGGCCGCCTACGCGCTGCTCTCGCTGCTGGCCATCGTCTTCGGAACCCGCCAGAACACAGTGCTCACCCTGGTGTGCCTGCTGGTGTTCATCGTCTGCACCCTGCTCATCAGCGGGCTGGGCCACGCCACCATCATGTGGATCAACAAGTGGGCCACCTACGTCTTCGGCCTGCTGAACCTGCTGGTCATGGCGTTCCTCGTGGCCACTGTCGACTGGACCAAGGTGATGCACGCCCCGGCGGCGCCGCTGAGCGCGGTCATCGCGGGCGTCGGTGTGATCGCCGCGGGCACCGGCATCGGCTGGGCCAACGCCGGTGCGGACTACGCCCGATACCTGCCGCGCGACATACCCGGCGGCCGACTCGTGCTGGCCTCGGCGTGGGGCGCGGGCATCCCGCTGGTCCTGCTGATCTCGCTCGGCTCGCTGCTGTCGGCCGGCGACGCCTCGCTCGCGCAGGCCTCCGACCCGGTCGCGGCCATCGACGCGATGCTCCCGTCGTGGATGTCCATCCCGTACCTCATCGCCGCCTTCGGCGGGCTGCTGCTCTCCAACCACCTGTCGGTGTACTCGGCGGGCCTCACCCTGGTGACCCTCGGCGTGCGGACCAAGCGCACGGTCGCCGTCGCCATCGACATCGTGATCACCTTCGCGGGCGGCATCTACTTCATGCTGATCGCCAAGGACTTCTACGGCCCGTTCATGACCTTCCTCACCATCTTGGCGGTGCCCATCACCGCGTGGGTCGGGGTCTTCGCCATCGACATGACGCGCCGCCGCTTCTACGACCCCGGGGCGCTGATGGACCCCCGCCGCTCGGGCCGCTACTGGTACAACGGCGGCTTCGCGTGGTCGGCCTGCGTCTCCTGGTTCGCGGCGATCGTGGTGGGGCTGCTGCTCACCGAGGCGAAGACCAGCGACACGGACGTGTGGTTCTCGGGACCGTTCTCGCACAGCTGGCTCGGCGCCAACGGGCTGGGCTGGGCGGTGACCTTCGTGGTGGCCGCCGGCGCGTACCGGCTCCTGCTTCCGCTGGACCGCGCGGTCCGAGCGGAGGCCGGCGCCCCCGCGGACGACACCCCGCCCGCCGACCCGGCCGGGCCCGGCGACCCGGCCGAGGAGACGATGCCCGCATGA
- a CDS encoding MarR family winged helix-turn-helix transcriptional regulator codes for MQQLPHRTSRQLPDRVARIQAEWHRERPDVDVTPQGVIGRLHRLGALLTEQLRLVYGRYGLSEGEFDVLAALRRAGDPYERAPGELAAHTMVTTGAMTKRLDRLEGAGLVTRRRATGDGRARVTALTEAGRTVIDQAFTAHMRNERKLLDSLSPEEAVALETLLTTWLGKIEPPHDS; via the coding sequence GTGCAGCAGCTTCCACACCGGACTTCACGCCAACTCCCCGACCGAGTGGCGCGCATCCAGGCCGAATGGCACCGCGAGCGGCCGGATGTCGATGTCACCCCGCAGGGAGTGATCGGGCGCCTCCACCGGCTGGGCGCACTGCTCACCGAGCAACTCCGCCTGGTCTACGGCCGGTACGGCCTCAGCGAGGGCGAGTTCGACGTGCTGGCGGCACTACGCCGCGCCGGTGACCCGTACGAGCGGGCCCCCGGCGAGCTGGCGGCGCACACCATGGTCACCACCGGCGCCATGACCAAGCGGCTCGACCGGCTGGAGGGCGCGGGTCTGGTCACCCGCCGCCGCGCCACAGGGGACGGCAGGGCCAGGGTGACCGCGCTGACCGAAGCGGGCCGCACCGTGATCGACCAGGCCTTCACCGCGCACATGCGCAACGAGCGCAAGCTGCTGGACTCGCTGAGCCCCGAGGAGGCAGTGGCGCTGGAGACGCTGCTGACCACCTGGCTCGGCAAGATCGAACCCCCGCACGACAGCTGA
- a CDS encoding DUF4291 domain-containing protein, producing MPGPEPRHRIRAVHSAATVTVYQAYPPAIGLPAARDGRFPAAWKRDRMTWIKPSFLWMMYRCGWGTKEGQETVLAVEITREGFEWALRHACLSHYVPELHADQAEWKRQLRTSPARVQWDPERDVRLQALPHRSLQLGLAGEAAHRYADEWVVSITDVTPLARRVHAAVREDDLATAHGLLPEERPYPADPALLSRLTR from the coding sequence GTGCCGGGGCCCGAGCCCCGGCACCGGATCCGTGCCGTCCACTCCGCGGCCACGGTCACCGTCTACCAGGCCTATCCGCCCGCCATCGGGCTGCCCGCCGCCCGCGACGGGCGGTTCCCCGCCGCCTGGAAGCGGGACCGGATGACGTGGATCAAGCCGTCCTTCCTCTGGATGATGTACCGCTGTGGCTGGGGCACCAAGGAGGGCCAGGAGACGGTCCTCGCGGTCGAGATCACCCGCGAGGGCTTCGAGTGGGCGCTTCGGCACGCCTGTCTGTCCCACTACGTGCCCGAGCTGCACGCCGACCAGGCCGAGTGGAAGCGGCAGTTGCGGACCTCGCCCGCGCGCGTGCAGTGGGACCCCGAGCGCGACGTCCGCCTCCAGGCGCTGCCCCACCGCTCGCTCCAGCTCGGCCTCGCGGGCGAGGCCGCACACCGTTACGCCGACGAGTGGGTCGTCTCGATCACTGATGTGACCCCGCTGGCCCGCCGGGTACACGCGGCGGTGCGCGAGGACGACCTGGCCACGGCGCACGGCCTGCTGCCCGAGGAGCGGCCCTATCCGGCCGACCCGGCGCTGCTCTCCCGTCTGACGCGCTGA
- a CDS encoding EamA family transporter, with protein MEATFRWTLVTAIAPVAWGTNYYVTREFLPAHHPLYGAAFRALPAGLVLLALCRTLPRGSWWWKALVLGVLNMGGFFALVYVAAQLLPTSLASTVMATSPLAMMLIAWPLLSERPRPTHLLGAVAGLGGVCLMLLSGTARVAPGGVLASAAAMAMSSLGYVLAKRWRCEAGVLASTSWQLVAGGLLLLPLAAVVEGTPPALDAPAALGFGYVTVVATALAFAAWFAGLRHLPASTVGLVGLLNPVTGVLLGTALAGEALTLRQCCGLVLTLAGILLSRPTARKPPPGVPGVSAGASPAKPVTRRSTP; from the coding sequence ATGGAAGCTACCTTCCGCTGGACGCTGGTCACGGCGATCGCCCCCGTGGCCTGGGGTACGAACTACTACGTCACCCGGGAATTCCTGCCCGCCCATCACCCGCTCTACGGTGCCGCGTTCAGGGCACTGCCCGCCGGGCTGGTCCTGCTCGCCCTGTGCCGGACGCTGCCGCGCGGCTCGTGGTGGTGGAAGGCGCTGGTGCTGGGCGTCCTCAACATGGGCGGCTTCTTCGCGCTGGTGTACGTCGCGGCCCAGCTCCTGCCCACCAGTCTGGCCTCGACGGTGATGGCGACCTCGCCGCTGGCCATGATGCTGATCGCCTGGCCGCTGCTGTCCGAACGGCCGCGTCCCACGCATCTGCTGGGGGCTGTGGCCGGGCTCGGCGGGGTCTGTCTGATGCTGCTCTCCGGCACGGCGCGGGTCGCCCCCGGCGGGGTGCTGGCCTCGGCCGCCGCCATGGCGATGTCCTCGCTCGGCTACGTCCTCGCCAAACGGTGGCGCTGCGAGGCGGGCGTGCTCGCCTCGACGTCCTGGCAACTGGTCGCCGGCGGGCTGTTGTTGCTGCCCCTGGCCGCCGTGGTGGAGGGGACGCCGCCCGCGCTGGACGCCCCGGCCGCGCTCGGCTTCGGCTACGTCACCGTGGTGGCGACGGCGCTGGCGTTCGCCGCCTGGTTCGCCGGGCTGCGGCACCTGCCCGCCTCGACGGTAGGTCTCGTCGGGCTGCTCAACCCCGTGACCGGGGTACTGCTGGGCACCGCGCTCGCCGGGGAGGCGCTCACTCTCCGCCAGTGCTGCGGCCTCGTTCTCACCCTTGCCGGCATCCTGCTGAGCAGACCCACTGCGCGGAAACCGCCGCCCGGGGTGCCGGGGGTATCCGCGGGCGCGTCACCGGCCAAGCCGGTGACGCGGCGAAGTACCCCGTAA
- a CDS encoding ADP-ribosylglycohydrolase family protein, whose protein sequence is MSDPRTDRALGALYGLALGDALGMPTQIMSRAAITARFGQVTGFETGPPDNPVAAGLPAGSVTDDTDQALIVGQLLTESGGRIDPERFAKALLEWEAGMKAKGSLDLLGPSTKAALDAVTRGVPVTETGRTGTTNGAAMRVAPVGVAFSVRPLDAFLDRVVESCQVTHDTTIGIAGAAAVAAAVSTAVDGAGLDAAMDAAETAALAGAGRGHWAAGADIATRIRWARGAVLGLAQDEAANLISDLIGTSVASQESVPAAFAVLALAGDDPWRACLLAANLGGDCDTIGAIAGAVAGAVHGVSGLPADAVSTLREVNDLDVEPLAERLLTLRQAG, encoded by the coding sequence ATGAGCGATCCCCGCACCGACCGCGCCCTGGGCGCCCTCTACGGCCTGGCACTGGGCGACGCGCTCGGCATGCCGACCCAGATCATGTCGCGCGCCGCCATCACGGCACGGTTCGGGCAGGTCACCGGCTTCGAGACCGGCCCGCCCGACAACCCCGTGGCCGCCGGACTGCCCGCCGGCAGCGTCACCGACGACACCGACCAGGCCCTCATCGTCGGACAGCTCCTGACCGAGTCCGGCGGCCGGATCGACCCCGAGCGGTTCGCGAAGGCCCTGCTGGAGTGGGAGGCGGGAATGAAGGCCAAGGGCTCCCTCGACCTGCTCGGCCCCTCCACCAAGGCAGCCCTGGACGCGGTCACGCGCGGCGTGCCCGTCACCGAGACCGGCCGCACGGGGACGACCAACGGAGCGGCCATGCGCGTCGCGCCGGTCGGAGTGGCCTTCTCCGTACGCCCGTTGGACGCCTTCTTGGACCGGGTCGTCGAATCCTGCCAGGTCACCCACGACACCACGATCGGCATCGCGGGTGCCGCCGCCGTCGCAGCCGCGGTCAGCACCGCCGTCGACGGGGCCGGGCTCGACGCGGCCATGGACGCGGCCGAGACGGCGGCCCTGGCGGGCGCCGGGCGCGGCCACTGGGCGGCGGGCGCCGACATCGCGACCCGTATCCGCTGGGCCCGGGGCGCTGTCCTGGGGCTGGCCCAGGATGAGGCCGCGAACCTCATCAGCGACCTGATCGGCACCAGCGTCGCCAGCCAGGAGTCGGTGCCCGCGGCCTTCGCGGTGCTCGCGCTGGCCGGGGACGACCCGTGGCGGGCCTGCCTGCTCGCGGCCAACCTCGGCGGCGACTGCGACACGATCGGCGCCATCGCCGGCGCCGTCGCCGGAGCGGTCCACGGAGTGAGCGGCCTGCCCGCCGACGCCGTGAGCACGCTCCGCGAAGTCAACGACCTCGACGTGGAGCCCCTGGCCGAGCGTCTCCTCACCCTGCGACAGGCCGGCTGA
- a CDS encoding DUF4132 domain-containing protein, protein MSTPLLWTSATPSHELALDGTTLRCRKNNGQILRSVPRAVRDSPVGEKLSELRERLLRHEAECRSTVESWLLAGVPVPAALLARVWSDPGWRSSLEHLVVTVDGHTGLLTEVTEEGRTGLTGLDGATHAPPVSPVALPHPVLLSDIDQWRKVLDSRDAAQCVPQLARQIHHRPTDISPEATSIDDYADGYFEELRHATARAAQNGFVMRGGSAALRIVDDGVGVQARYWLGADDPGLPATTGRLLWVDAAERPLPLGEVGPVAWSEGVRMAELIHAGRHIDEQ, encoded by the coding sequence ATGTCAACTCCACTCCTGTGGACTTCCGCCACTCCCAGCCATGAACTGGCTCTGGACGGAACCACCCTCAGATGTCGTAAGAACAACGGCCAGATCCTGCGATCGGTACCCAGAGCCGTGCGCGACAGCCCGGTGGGCGAGAAGCTGTCCGAGTTGCGCGAGCGGCTGTTGCGACACGAGGCGGAGTGCCGGTCCACCGTGGAGTCCTGGCTGCTCGCCGGTGTGCCGGTCCCCGCCGCCCTGCTCGCCCGCGTGTGGTCCGACCCGGGCTGGCGCTCCAGCCTGGAGCATCTGGTGGTGACCGTCGACGGGCACACGGGTCTGCTGACCGAGGTCACTGAGGAGGGGCGCACCGGGCTGACGGGCCTGGACGGCGCCACACACGCTCCGCCCGTGAGCCCGGTGGCACTGCCGCACCCGGTCCTGCTGTCCGACATCGACCAGTGGCGGAAGGTGCTGGACAGCCGCGACGCCGCGCAGTGCGTCCCGCAGTTGGCCCGTCAGATCCACCACCGGCCGACCGATATCTCTCCCGAGGCCACCAGTATCGACGACTACGCGGACGGCTACTTCGAGGAACTGCGCCACGCCACGGCGCGCGCCGCTCAGAACGGTTTCGTCATGCGCGGCGGTTCCGCGGCGTTGCGGATCGTCGACGACGGCGTCGGTGTTCAGGCCCGTTACTGGCTGGGCGCCGACGATCCCGGCCTGCCCGCCACGACCGGGCGGCTGTTGTGGGTCGACGCGGCCGAGCGCCCCCTCCCGCTCGGCGAGGTCGGCCCGGTGGCCTGGTCCGAAGGCGTCCGTATGGCCGAACTGATCCACGCGGGAAGGCACATCGATGAGCAGTGA
- a CDS encoding SigB/SigF/SigG family RNA polymerase sigma factor codes for MSTVRYRAERARHSHEDAPDTVDDFKKLAALPEGPERQALSERLVEAWLPMAHRLAAKYRSRGETLEDLEQVAALGLVKAVDRYDPAHGTPFVPFAVPTIVGEIRRHFRDHTWDVHVPRRIQELRNKVRASVKELNTGIDGRSPSVERIAEHSGLSEEDVKTGLEALESFSSLSLDAALGGSEDGMALADVLGHSEPRYDAVVAREAVKPCLQELPERQRRVLYLRFFCGMTQSKIGEELGVSQMHVSRLISRSCQEVRQKVEHDHGRRHPSRGQHAGIRPGRRRVTAASSATATATATAPASASATA; via the coding sequence ATGAGCACCGTGCGATACCGCGCCGAACGGGCGCGCCACAGCCACGAAGACGCCCCGGACACGGTTGACGACTTCAAGAAGCTGGCCGCATTGCCCGAGGGCCCCGAGCGGCAGGCCCTGAGTGAGCGCCTGGTAGAGGCATGGCTGCCTATGGCACACCGGCTGGCGGCGAAGTACCGCAGCCGTGGTGAGACGCTGGAGGATCTGGAGCAGGTCGCGGCGCTGGGTCTGGTCAAGGCCGTCGACCGCTACGACCCCGCGCACGGCACGCCGTTCGTGCCGTTCGCCGTCCCGACCATCGTGGGGGAGATCCGGCGTCACTTCCGCGACCACACCTGGGACGTCCACGTCCCGCGCCGTATCCAGGAGTTGCGCAACAAGGTCCGCGCCTCCGTCAAGGAGCTGAACACCGGCATCGACGGCCGTTCTCCGAGCGTGGAGCGGATAGCGGAGCACAGCGGGCTGTCCGAGGAGGACGTCAAGACGGGCCTGGAGGCGCTGGAGAGCTTCAGCTCCCTGTCCCTGGACGCGGCCCTCGGCGGCAGCGAGGACGGCATGGCTCTCGCCGACGTCCTCGGCCACAGCGAGCCGCGCTACGACGCGGTGGTCGCCCGCGAGGCGGTCAAGCCCTGTCTGCAAGAGCTGCCCGAGCGGCAGCGCCGCGTGCTGTACCTGCGGTTCTTCTGCGGAATGACCCAGTCGAAGATCGGTGAGGAACTCGGCGTCTCCCAGATGCACGTCTCCCGGCTGATCTCCCGCAGCTGCCAGGAGGTGCGCCAGAAGGTCGAGCACGACCACGGCCGCAGGCACCCCTCGCGCGGCCAGCACGCGGGCATCCGGCCCGGCCGCCGCCGGGTCACGGCCGCGTCATCGGCCACAGCCACAGCTACTGCCACCGCTCCCGCGTCGGCTTCGGCCACGGCCTGA
- a CDS encoding GNAT family N-acetyltransferase produces MCDQGLDPPTPLSLLLVEMEVLWDLDARGRLTGEAPPLAVAESSEGCAALVGAEVPDDLAEELGRLAALPSAPGQPPVAISRGEALLAGVCGPTVASAAPSYLVEPGTAYASSARIVTHADHASAGDSGGLLRDGNPGDWPESEWRDLLEGRLGPWAMAYEEGQVVAVCHTPVASGRGAEAGVWTRPGFRGRGHAAAVTAHWARSFPPGRHLFYSTTSDNRSSQRVASRLGLRPLGRVWRLSRPGEEGAHAERPWPYGPPPHPDGPPSDDPPADDPPAPAPDGPAPDEQGPNARR; encoded by the coding sequence ATGTGTGACCAAGGTCTGGATCCGCCAACTCCCCTTTCCCTGCTGCTCGTCGAGATGGAGGTGCTCTGGGACCTCGACGCGCGCGGGCGGCTCACCGGTGAGGCGCCGCCGCTCGCGGTCGCGGAGAGCAGCGAGGGGTGCGCGGCGCTCGTCGGCGCGGAGGTGCCTGACGACCTCGCGGAGGAGTTGGGGCGGCTCGCCGCGCTGCCGTCCGCGCCTGGGCAGCCGCCCGTGGCGATCAGCCGGGGCGAGGCGCTGCTCGCCGGGGTGTGCGGGCCCACCGTGGCGTCGGCGGCGCCGAGTTATCTGGTCGAGCCGGGCACCGCGTACGCGAGCAGCGCCCGGATCGTCACCCACGCCGACCACGCGAGCGCCGGCGACAGCGGCGGGCTCCTGCGGGACGGCAATCCCGGCGACTGGCCCGAGTCCGAGTGGCGCGACCTTTTGGAGGGGCGGCTCGGGCCCTGGGCGATGGCGTACGAGGAGGGGCAGGTCGTGGCGGTCTGCCATACCCCGGTGGCCTCCGGACGCGGGGCCGAGGCGGGGGTGTGGACCCGGCCGGGCTTCCGGGGGCGGGGGCACGCCGCCGCGGTGACCGCGCACTGGGCGCGGTCCTTCCCGCCGGGGCGCCACCTCTTCTACAGCACCACCTCGGACAACCGCTCCTCGCAGCGGGTCGCCTCCCGGCTGGGTCTGCGCCCGCTGGGTCGGGTGTGGCGCCTCTCGCGGCCGGGAGAAGAGGGGGCACACGCCGAACGCCCCTGGCCGTACGGCCCACCGCCGCACCCGGACGGCCCACCGTCGGACGACCCGCCCGCGGACGACCCGCCCGCACCCGCTCCTGACGGGCCCGCCCCTGACGAGCAGGGCCCGAACGCACGCCGGTGA
- a CDS encoding type 1 glutamine amidotransferase, which translates to MSGVLVVQNAAGGGPGRFGGWLAAGGLTVDVVPAFDGGELPERLEHQAVVVLGGGYLPDDDARAPWLAPTRALVAEALREGAPVFGICLGGQLLAQVAGGKVAARHGSPEIGSTPLTLRPEAESDPLFRGLPRRVTAIERHVDAVTELPPDAVWLAESERCPYQAFRVGERAWGVQFHPETAPARLRTWNQYRLAEQGLDAAELHAQAERDAPAATPVWREVAHRFAGLVEAAG; encoded by the coding sequence GTGTCGGGAGTGCTGGTGGTGCAGAACGCGGCCGGTGGAGGGCCGGGGCGGTTCGGCGGGTGGCTCGCGGCGGGCGGGCTGACCGTCGACGTCGTCCCCGCGTTCGACGGAGGCGAGCTGCCCGAGCGGCTGGAACACCAGGCCGTCGTGGTGCTGGGCGGCGGCTACCTGCCCGACGACGACGCGCGGGCCCCGTGGCTCGCCCCCACCCGCGCCCTCGTCGCCGAGGCACTGCGCGAGGGCGCTCCGGTGTTCGGCATCTGTCTGGGCGGACAGCTCCTGGCGCAGGTCGCCGGTGGCAAGGTCGCCGCCCGGCACGGCAGCCCGGAGATCGGCAGCACGCCGTTGACCCTGCGCCCGGAGGCCGAATCCGACCCGCTCTTCCGGGGGCTGCCGCGCCGGGTGACGGCGATCGAGCGCCATGTGGACGCCGTCACCGAGCTGCCGCCGGACGCGGTCTGGCTGGCCGAGAGCGAGCGCTGCCCCTACCAGGCGTTCCGGGTGGGGGAGCGGGCCTGGGGCGTGCAGTTCCACCCGGAGACGGCTCCCGCCCGGCTGCGCACCTGGAACCAGTACCGGCTGGCCGAGCAGGGCCTCGACGCCGCCGAACTGCACGCCCAGGCGGAGCGCGACGCCCCGGCGGCCACCCCGGTCTGGCGCGAGGTGGCCCACCGCTTCGCCGGTCTCGTGGAGGCGGCGGGCTGA
- a CDS encoding DUF5133 domain-containing protein gives MLMAHPAVLLDLVAEYETLDALHAEDGSPEARQRLDDIAYTLCVSTGTRDIDAALVAARHRLPGARAKDDSVVAR, from the coding sequence ATGCTCATGGCCCATCCCGCGGTCCTGCTGGACCTCGTCGCCGAGTACGAGACACTCGACGCACTGCACGCCGAGGACGGTTCGCCGGAGGCGCGCCAGCGGCTGGACGACATCGCCTACACGCTGTGCGTCTCCACCGGAACCCGCGACATCGACGCCGCGCTCGTCGCAGCCCGCCACCGGCTCCCGGGCGCCCGCGCCAAGGACGACTCCGTCGTGGCCCGCTGA
- a CDS encoding GntR family transcriptional regulator, with protein MSEQARKHQRVARILGREIRGGALRAGSRLPGEHALTERFSVSRSTVREALRTLADEGLVRTHPGIGSFVSFDGAPLDNRHGWKQALTEHGVAPETTVLRLETVRDAALAAELGTESDGFLAVDRMRALPGGVRLSLERSRVPLHPGLAEVPGTGLVDGSLTATLAAAGLVVASGQQRATAVPLNEADAERLGRPAGTSFLQVTRVGRSPVGAVIEHVVSLLDPERFELRVSFGESGPD; from the coding sequence ATGTCCGAACAGGCGCGTAAGCATCAGCGGGTGGCCCGGATCCTGGGCCGCGAGATCAGGGGCGGAGCGCTGCGCGCCGGAAGCCGGCTGCCGGGAGAGCACGCCCTGACCGAGCGGTTCTCGGTCAGCCGGTCCACGGTGCGGGAGGCACTGCGCACCCTCGCCGACGAGGGCCTCGTCCGCACCCACCCCGGCATCGGCTCCTTCGTCAGCTTCGACGGCGCCCCGCTGGACAACCGGCACGGCTGGAAGCAGGCCCTCACCGAACACGGGGTGGCGCCCGAGACGACGGTGCTGCGCCTGGAGACCGTGCGGGACGCCGCACTGGCGGCCGAACTCGGCACGGAAAGCGACGGGTTCCTCGCCGTCGACCGGATGCGCGCGCTCCCCGGCGGGGTGCGGCTCTCCCTGGAGCGCAGCCGGGTGCCCCTGCATCCGGGGCTGGCGGAGGTCCCCGGTACCGGCCTGGTCGACGGCTCGCTGACCGCGACCCTCGCCGCCGCCGGTCTCGTGGTGGCCTCCGGTCAGCAGCGCGCCACCGCCGTGCCCCTGAACGAGGCCGACGCCGAACGGCTGGGGCGCCCGGCCGGTACGTCGTTCCTCCAGGTGACCCGCGTGGGCCGCTCGCCCGTGGGCGCGGTCATCGAGCACGTGGTGAGCCTGCTGGATCCCGAACGGTTCGAACTGCGCGTCAGCTTCGGCGAATCCGGCCCGGACTGA
- a CDS encoding helix-turn-helix domain-containing protein yields the protein MGARGEPRVAPQVTGEPSARAPALTIHQPYRASHRARWQCFGQACPRAGWLNADGTVTDAGTAAREQIEVETDEHCAALWAPIGDAGARRLASLITPINDAFTAAGTFRQLR from the coding sequence CTGGGGGCGAGGGGGGAGCCTCGGGTTGCGCCCCAGGTCACAGGTGAACCGTCAGCGCGGGCACCCGCCCTCACTATCCACCAGCCGTACCGGGCCTCACACCGCGCGCGTTGGCAATGTTTCGGACAAGCCTGCCCGAGGGCGGGCTGGCTCAACGCCGACGGCACCGTGACCGATGCCGGTACCGCGGCGCGCGAGCAGATCGAGGTCGAGACCGACGAGCACTGCGCCGCGCTGTGGGCGCCGATCGGCGACGCGGGCGCCCGTCGCCTCGCCTCGCTCATCACACCGATCAACGACGCGTTCACCGCAGCCGGGACGTTCCGGCAACTGCGCTGA